One Ricinus communis isolate WT05 ecotype wild-type chromosome 2, ASM1957865v1, whole genome shotgun sequence DNA segment encodes these proteins:
- the LOC8282468 gene encoding disease resistance protein RUN1-like isoform X2, which produces MASSSSSSSSSSSVTTKTSFDVFLSFRGADTRDNFTSHLYGALCREKIQTFIDDNLNRGEEIEPSLMQVIEESEISVVIFSKGYASSPWCLDELMKILECRKTMQRMVLPVFYHVDPSDVEEPSGDFGDAFQKLEEKYKTSMPNWRFALKEATTLSGWDSKNHRPDSTLVEVVVKDVKDILSKMHQMSSTDSGGFVGIESHIEKIESLLSIGPEAVRFVGVWGMGGIGKSTCAELVYHRISNKFDGTCFLANVRENFEKEKDDPIPLLEKVISRILKDEKVKIETPNMLPESIKRRLQRMKVLIVLDDVNEARQMEYLVGNGNWFASGSRIIITSRDEHVLKHKVNELRLYRVGGLSEVDALQLFSLNAFEQKYPLLDYLNLSKRAIRYANGLPLALKVLGSHLCKRSKEQWELALENLPKSRDVQKNILGILEISYEELEKSQKDIFLDIACFFKGEEKDRVESILNGCGLNASWGITRLVEKCLVDIVNNKLQMHDLIQEMGRNIGKRNLSRIYWESSPEELLNIFAANEGNKTIEGIFLDFCRFRGNVNETFPQAFSAMDNLRILRTFNYYLYNFQCDIQCLPNRLSFLDWKYYPWESLPSNFTGENLVELNMSRSRLERLWNGNECPQKLKRLNLSYSEHLKRLPNLPAATNLEYINLNGCHSLVEIPSSIQYLHNLNELILSGCVELQTVPSLVHLESLENLDISGCLNLKSPPAVPRGIKILRLDDCRFGLEVQEWSASLELLDNLQELSMIRCENLFSLPSLVRLESLRHLNLSGCSGLKMLPDIPRGIENLHLDSTGLAEWSPSILFLNNLKMLSTAYCMDLRSLPSKIELNSIEKLNLAGCRNLNKFPEINAISLQILILVWSTIEELPSSIGCLSSLVHLDLRGCRMLESLPNSICELSSLKELILDASGIKELPSSIGCLSSLVELNLRRCKMLESLPNNICELSSLKELILDASGIKELPSSIGCLSSLVKLNLRGCKMLESLPNSICELSSLKELILNDTGIEELPSSIGCLSSLVKLDLRGCKMLESLPNSICELSSLKELILNDTGIEELPSSIGCLSSLVKLNLRGCKMLESLPNSICELSSLKELILNDTGIQELPSSIGCLSSLIALNLRGCKMLESLPNNICELNSLKELNLDESGIEELPSSIGCLSSLIALNLRGCKMLESLPNSICELSSLKELNLDSSAIITIPSDIVSSSSLKELSLNNCKGLQGLPKLPEGLRELFAKNCLSLKTVERSLFNIVERSMLRIQIDIERFLLADYTRVVFPGSEVPEQFQCQSAGSSISIKLSPHYNNKAVGFAICAVGGKVPTLKDRITCDCHVQYDNCNRRKVTYYVSDMCGTESDHVFICNDRNRMSLLNVNKLSFKFGCAMGKSKIKMCGVHMTSIAHSGYQFAQFRSDISAINEDEEGEEFLIDYDPSSNAPVISKINREIGEEEGNEKDAAIVPSSSSFAKIKCLSCVKSEWIQHQQ; this is translated from the exons atgGCTTCgagttcttcttcttcttcttcttcttcttctgttaCTACAAAAACAAGCTTCGATGTCTTTCTTAGTTTTCGAGGTGCTGACACCCGCGATAATTTTACGAGCCATCTTTATGGTGCCTTGTGTAGAGAAAAAATTCAGACTTTCATAGACGATAATTTGAATAGAGGGGAAGAGATAGAACCATCTCTGATGCAAGTGATTGAAGAGTCTGAAATTTCAgtggtcattttctcaaaagGGTATGCGTCTTCGCCATGGTGTTTGGATGAATTAATGAAGATTCTTGAGTGCAGAAAAACAATGCAGCGTATGGTTTTACCAGTTTTCTACCATGTGGATCCATCTGATGTTGAAGAACCGTCTGGTGACTTTGGAGATGCATTTCAGAAGCTTGAAGAAAAGTACAAGACGAGTATGCCCAACTGGAGATTTGCTTTGAAGGAGGCCACCACTCTGTCCGGATGGGATTCTAAGAACCACAG GCCTGATTCCACTTTAGTTGAGGTAGTTGTCAAAGATGTCAAAGACATTTTAAGCAAAATGCATCAGATGTCTTCCACTGATTCTGGTGGCTTTGTTGGAATTGAATCTCACATTGAAAAAATTGAATCCTTATTAAGCATCGGACCGGAAGCTGTTCGCTTTGTAGGAGTTTGGGGCATGGGTGGAATCGGTAAGTCAACTTGTGCTGAACTTGTATACCATCGCATCTCCAATAAATTTGACGGTACTTGCTTTTTAGCAAATGTTAGAGAAAActttgaaaaggaaaaggatgATCCGATTCCTTTACTAGAAAAAGTTATTTCTCGAATTTTGAAGGATGAAAAGGTAAAAATCGAAACTCCTAATATGCTGCCCGAATCAATTAAACGTAGGCTTCAAAGAATGAAGGTTCTAATTGTTCTCGATGATGTCAATGAGGCAAGACAAATGGAGTATTTAGTTGGCAATGGCAATTGGTTTGCTTCTGGAAGTAGGATCATTATAACAAGCAGAGACGAACATGTTCTTAAGCACAAAGTTAACGAACTACGACTGTACAGGGTTGGAGGATTATCTGAAGTTGATGCACTCCAATTATTTAGTTTGAATGCTTTCGAGCAAAAATACCCCCTATTAGATTATCTAAACTTGTCTAAAAGAGCAATACGTTATGCTAATGGTCTTCCATTAGCTCTAAAAGTCTTGGGTTCCCATTTGTGTAAAAGGTCTAAAGAACAATGGGAATTAGCATTGGAGAATCTACCAAAATCTCGGGACGTGCAGAAGAATATCCTGGGAATTTTAGAAATTAGTTATGAGGAGCTAGAAAAGAGTCAGAAGGACATATTTCTAGATATAGCTTGTTTCTTCAAAGGAGAGGAGAAAGATCGGGTGGAAAGTATTCTAAATGGTTGTGGTTTGAATGCAAGTTGGGGAATAACTCGTCTAGTGGAGAAATGCCTCGTAGATATtgtgaataataaattacagATGCATGATTTGATACAGGAAATGGGTCGAAATATTGGTAAGCGAAATCTTAGCAGAATATATTGGGAATCAAGTCCAGAGGAGCTGTTGAATATATTCGCTGCTAATGAG GGAAATAAGACAATTGAAGGCATATTCTTAGATTTTTGTAGATTTAGAGGAAATGTCAACGAGACTTTTCCGCAAGCCTTTTCAGCAATGGACAATTTAAGAATACTCAGGACTTtcaattattatctttataattttcaatgCGATATTCAATGTCTTCCCAATAGGTTGAGTTTCCTCGATTGGAAATATTATCCCTGGGAATCTTTGCCGTCTAATTTTACAGGGGAAAACCTTGTGGAATTAAATATGTCCCGCAGTCGACTTGAACGACTTTGGAATGGAAATGAG TGTCctcaaaagttaaaaagacTTAACCTCTCTTACTCTGAGCACTTGAAAAGACTTCCTAATCTACCAGCAGCTACAAACTTGGAGTATATAAATCTAAATGGCTGTCACAGTTTGGTTGAGATTCCTTCATCCATTCAGTATCTCCACAATCTTAATGAACTTATCCTATCAGGTTGTGTAGAGCTACAAACCGTGCCAAGTCTAGTTCATTTAGAATCTCTCGAGAATCTTGATATCTCTGGTTGCCTTAATTTGAAGAGTCCGCCAGCGGTTCCAAGaggcataaaaatattaagactAGACGACTGTAGATTTGGATTAGAAGTGCAAGAGTGGTCCGCATCTCTTGAATTGCTCGACAATCTTCAAGAGTTATCGATGATAAGATGCGAGAACCTATTCAGCCTTCCCAGTCTCGTGCGTTTGGAGTCTCTCAGACATCTTAATCTGTCCGGATGCTCAGGTTTGAAGATGCTTCCAGATATTCCAAGAGGTATAGAAAACTTGCACTTAGATTCTACTGGATTGGCGGAGTGGTCTCCATCTATTCTATTTCTCAACAATCTTAAAATGTTATCTACTGCCTATTGCATGGATCTGAGAAGTCTTCCGAGcaaaattgaattgaattctatCGAGAAACTTAATCTTGCAGGCTGTCGGAATCTGAATAAGTTTCCAGAGATCAATGCAATCAGTctacaaatattaatattagtttgGAGTACAATAGAAGAATTGCCCTCCTCAATCGGTTGCCTCTCTTCACTAGTTCATTTAGATTTAAGGGGATGTAGGATGCTTGAAAGCCTCCCAAATAGCATTTGTGAGTTGAGCTCCTTAAAGGAGCTAATACTAGATGCGAGTGGAATAAAAGAATTGCCCTCCTCAATTGGTTGCCTCTCTTCACTTGTTGAATTGAATTTAAGGAGATGTAAGATGCTTGAAAGCCTCCCAAACAACATTTGTGAGTTAAGCTCCTTAAAGGAGCTAATACTAGATGCGAGTGGAATAAAAGAATTGCCCTCCTCAATCGGTTGCCTCTCTTCACTtgttaaattgaatttaaggGGATGTAAGATGCTTGAAAGCCTCCCAAACAGCATCTGTGAGTTGAGCTCCTTAAAGGAGCTAATACTAAATGACACCGGAATAGAAGAATTGCCCTCCTCAATCGGTTGCCTCTCTTCACTTGTTAAATTGGATTTAAGGGGATGTAAGATGCTTGAAAGCCTCCCAAACAGCATCTGTGAGTTGAGCTCCTTAAAGGAGCTAATACTAAATGACACCGGAATAGAAGAATTGCCCTCCTCAATCGGTTGCCTCTCTTCACTtgttaaattgaatttaaggGGATGTAAGATGCTTGAAAGCCTCCCAAACAGCATCTGTGAGTTGAGCTCCTTAAAGGAGCTAATACTAAATGACACCGGAATACAAGAATTGCCCTCCTCAATCGGTTGCCTCTCTTCACTTATTGCATTGAATTTAAGGGGATGTAAGATGCTTGAAAGCCTCCCAAACAACATTTGTGAGTTGAACTCCTTAAAGGAGCTAAATCTAGATGAGAGTGGAATAGAAGAATTGCCCTCCTCAATCGGTTGCCTCTCTTCACTTATTGCATTGAATTTAAGGGGATGTAAGATGCTTGAAAGCCTCCCAAACAGCATTTGTGAGTTGAGCTCCTTAAAGGAGCTAAATCTAGATAGTTCTGCAATTATAACAATCCCTAGTGACATTGTCTCTTCATCATCATTAAAAGAATTGAGTCTAAACAACTGCAAGGGACTCCAAGGTCTGCCGAAGCTACCAGAAGGTTTAAGAGAACTCTTTGCAAAAAATTGTCTATCTCTGAAAACTGTAGAAAGATCACTTTTCAACATTGTAGAAAGATCAATGCTGAGAATTCAAATAGACATTGAGAGG TTTTTACTTGCTGACTATACTAGAGTTGTTTTTCCGGGAAGTGAAGTTCCAGAGCAGTTTCAGTGTCAAAGTGCAGGATCGTCAATATCTATTAAGCTCTCGCCACATTACAACAATAAGGCAGTTGGTTTTGCTATTTGTGCTGTTGGAGGAAAGGTTCCTACTTTGAAGGATAGGATTACATGTGATTGTCATGTCCAATATGATAATTGCAACCGAAGGAAAGTCACATATTACGTATCTGACATGTGTGGGACTGAATCGGATCACGTGTTCATTTGCAATGATCGGAACAGGATGTCTCTACTCAATGTCAATAAGTTATCGTTTAAGTTTGGCTGTGCTATGGGAAaatcaaagataaaaatgTGTGGAGTACACATGACATCGATTGCTCATTCG GGATACCAGTTCGCGCAATTTAGATCTGATATTTCTGCCATTAATGAAG ATGAAGAAGGGGAAGAATTCTTGATAGATTATGATCCTTCTTCCAATGCTCCAG TAATTTCCAAGATAAACAGAGAAATCGGGGAAGAGGAAGGGAATGAGAAGGACGCTGCTATAGTTCCTTCAAGTTCTTCAT TTGCTAAAATTAAATGCTTGAGCTGTGTTAAGAGCGAATGGATCCAACATCAGCAATAG
- the LOC8282468 gene encoding disease resistance protein RUN1-like isoform X1 — protein MASSSSSSSSSSSVTTKTSFDVFLSFRGADTRDNFTSHLYGALCREKIQTFIDDNLNRGEEIEPSLMQVIEESEISVVIFSKGYASSPWCLDELMKILECRKTMQRMVLPVFYHVDPSDVEEPSGDFGDAFQKLEEKYKTSMPNWRFALKEATTLSGWDSKNHRPDSTLVEVVVKDVKDILSKMHQMSSTDSGGFVGIESHIEKIESLLSIGPEAVRFVGVWGMGGIGKSTCAELVYHRISNKFDGTCFLANVRENFEKEKDDPIPLLEKVISRILKDEKVKIETPNMLPESIKRRLQRMKVLIVLDDVNEARQMEYLVGNGNWFASGSRIIITSRDEHVLKHKVNELRLYRVGGLSEVDALQLFSLNAFEQKYPLLDYLNLSKRAIRYANGLPLALKVLGSHLCKRSKEQWELALENLPKSRDVQKNILGILEISYEELEKSQKDIFLDIACFFKGEEKDRVESILNGCGLNASWGITRLVEKCLVDIVNNKLQMHDLIQEMGRNIGKRNLSRIYWESSPEELLNIFAANEGNKTIEGIFLDFCRFRGNVNETFPQAFSAMDNLRILRTFNYYLYNFQCDIQCLPNRLSFLDWKYYPWESLPSNFTGENLVELNMSRSRLERLWNGNECPQKLKRLNLSYSEHLKRLPNLPAATNLEYINLNGCHSLVEIPSSIQYLHNLNELILSGCVELQTVPSLVHLESLENLDISGCLNLKSPPAVPRGIKILRLDDCRFGLEVQEWSASLELLDNLQELSMIRCENLFSLPSLVRLESLRHLNLSGCSGLKMLPDIPRGIENLHLDSTGLAEWSPSILFLNNLKMLSTAYCMDLRSLPSKIELNSIEKLNLAGCRNLNKFPEINAISLQILILVWSTIEELPSSIGCLSSLVHLDLRGCRMLESLPNSICELSSLKELILDASGIKELPSSIGCLSSLVELNLRRCKMLESLPNNICELSSLKELILDASGIKELPSSIGCLSSLVKLNLRGCKMLESLPNSICELSSLKELILNDTGIEELPSSIGCLSSLVKLDLRGCKMLESLPNSICELSSLKELILNDTGIEELPSSIGCLSSLVKLNLRGCKMLESLPNSICELSSLKELILNDTGIQELPSSIGCLSSLIALNLRGCKMLESLPNNICELNSLKELNLDESGIEELPSSIGCLSSLIALNLRGCKMLESLPNSICELSSLKELNLDSSAIITIPSDIVSSSSLKELSLNNCKGLQGLPKLPEGLRELFAKNCLSLKTVERSLFNIVERSMLRIQIDIERFLLADYTRVVFPGSEVPEQFQCQSAGSSISIKLSPHYNNKAVGFAICAVGGKVPTLKDRITCDCHVQYDNCNRRKVTYYVSDMCGTESDHVFICNDRNRMSLLNVNKLSFKFGCAMGKSKIKMCGVHMTSIAHSGYQFAQFRSDISAINEDEEGEEFLIDYDPSSNAPVISKINREIGEEEGNEKDAAIVPSSSSLISKINREIREEESQPKRKGFLLKCLKGMRRTLL, from the exons atgGCTTCgagttcttcttcttcttcttcttcttcttctgttaCTACAAAAACAAGCTTCGATGTCTTTCTTAGTTTTCGAGGTGCTGACACCCGCGATAATTTTACGAGCCATCTTTATGGTGCCTTGTGTAGAGAAAAAATTCAGACTTTCATAGACGATAATTTGAATAGAGGGGAAGAGATAGAACCATCTCTGATGCAAGTGATTGAAGAGTCTGAAATTTCAgtggtcattttctcaaaagGGTATGCGTCTTCGCCATGGTGTTTGGATGAATTAATGAAGATTCTTGAGTGCAGAAAAACAATGCAGCGTATGGTTTTACCAGTTTTCTACCATGTGGATCCATCTGATGTTGAAGAACCGTCTGGTGACTTTGGAGATGCATTTCAGAAGCTTGAAGAAAAGTACAAGACGAGTATGCCCAACTGGAGATTTGCTTTGAAGGAGGCCACCACTCTGTCCGGATGGGATTCTAAGAACCACAG GCCTGATTCCACTTTAGTTGAGGTAGTTGTCAAAGATGTCAAAGACATTTTAAGCAAAATGCATCAGATGTCTTCCACTGATTCTGGTGGCTTTGTTGGAATTGAATCTCACATTGAAAAAATTGAATCCTTATTAAGCATCGGACCGGAAGCTGTTCGCTTTGTAGGAGTTTGGGGCATGGGTGGAATCGGTAAGTCAACTTGTGCTGAACTTGTATACCATCGCATCTCCAATAAATTTGACGGTACTTGCTTTTTAGCAAATGTTAGAGAAAActttgaaaaggaaaaggatgATCCGATTCCTTTACTAGAAAAAGTTATTTCTCGAATTTTGAAGGATGAAAAGGTAAAAATCGAAACTCCTAATATGCTGCCCGAATCAATTAAACGTAGGCTTCAAAGAATGAAGGTTCTAATTGTTCTCGATGATGTCAATGAGGCAAGACAAATGGAGTATTTAGTTGGCAATGGCAATTGGTTTGCTTCTGGAAGTAGGATCATTATAACAAGCAGAGACGAACATGTTCTTAAGCACAAAGTTAACGAACTACGACTGTACAGGGTTGGAGGATTATCTGAAGTTGATGCACTCCAATTATTTAGTTTGAATGCTTTCGAGCAAAAATACCCCCTATTAGATTATCTAAACTTGTCTAAAAGAGCAATACGTTATGCTAATGGTCTTCCATTAGCTCTAAAAGTCTTGGGTTCCCATTTGTGTAAAAGGTCTAAAGAACAATGGGAATTAGCATTGGAGAATCTACCAAAATCTCGGGACGTGCAGAAGAATATCCTGGGAATTTTAGAAATTAGTTATGAGGAGCTAGAAAAGAGTCAGAAGGACATATTTCTAGATATAGCTTGTTTCTTCAAAGGAGAGGAGAAAGATCGGGTGGAAAGTATTCTAAATGGTTGTGGTTTGAATGCAAGTTGGGGAATAACTCGTCTAGTGGAGAAATGCCTCGTAGATATtgtgaataataaattacagATGCATGATTTGATACAGGAAATGGGTCGAAATATTGGTAAGCGAAATCTTAGCAGAATATATTGGGAATCAAGTCCAGAGGAGCTGTTGAATATATTCGCTGCTAATGAG GGAAATAAGACAATTGAAGGCATATTCTTAGATTTTTGTAGATTTAGAGGAAATGTCAACGAGACTTTTCCGCAAGCCTTTTCAGCAATGGACAATTTAAGAATACTCAGGACTTtcaattattatctttataattttcaatgCGATATTCAATGTCTTCCCAATAGGTTGAGTTTCCTCGATTGGAAATATTATCCCTGGGAATCTTTGCCGTCTAATTTTACAGGGGAAAACCTTGTGGAATTAAATATGTCCCGCAGTCGACTTGAACGACTTTGGAATGGAAATGAG TGTCctcaaaagttaaaaagacTTAACCTCTCTTACTCTGAGCACTTGAAAAGACTTCCTAATCTACCAGCAGCTACAAACTTGGAGTATATAAATCTAAATGGCTGTCACAGTTTGGTTGAGATTCCTTCATCCATTCAGTATCTCCACAATCTTAATGAACTTATCCTATCAGGTTGTGTAGAGCTACAAACCGTGCCAAGTCTAGTTCATTTAGAATCTCTCGAGAATCTTGATATCTCTGGTTGCCTTAATTTGAAGAGTCCGCCAGCGGTTCCAAGaggcataaaaatattaagactAGACGACTGTAGATTTGGATTAGAAGTGCAAGAGTGGTCCGCATCTCTTGAATTGCTCGACAATCTTCAAGAGTTATCGATGATAAGATGCGAGAACCTATTCAGCCTTCCCAGTCTCGTGCGTTTGGAGTCTCTCAGACATCTTAATCTGTCCGGATGCTCAGGTTTGAAGATGCTTCCAGATATTCCAAGAGGTATAGAAAACTTGCACTTAGATTCTACTGGATTGGCGGAGTGGTCTCCATCTATTCTATTTCTCAACAATCTTAAAATGTTATCTACTGCCTATTGCATGGATCTGAGAAGTCTTCCGAGcaaaattgaattgaattctatCGAGAAACTTAATCTTGCAGGCTGTCGGAATCTGAATAAGTTTCCAGAGATCAATGCAATCAGTctacaaatattaatattagtttgGAGTACAATAGAAGAATTGCCCTCCTCAATCGGTTGCCTCTCTTCACTAGTTCATTTAGATTTAAGGGGATGTAGGATGCTTGAAAGCCTCCCAAATAGCATTTGTGAGTTGAGCTCCTTAAAGGAGCTAATACTAGATGCGAGTGGAATAAAAGAATTGCCCTCCTCAATTGGTTGCCTCTCTTCACTTGTTGAATTGAATTTAAGGAGATGTAAGATGCTTGAAAGCCTCCCAAACAACATTTGTGAGTTAAGCTCCTTAAAGGAGCTAATACTAGATGCGAGTGGAATAAAAGAATTGCCCTCCTCAATCGGTTGCCTCTCTTCACTtgttaaattgaatttaaggGGATGTAAGATGCTTGAAAGCCTCCCAAACAGCATCTGTGAGTTGAGCTCCTTAAAGGAGCTAATACTAAATGACACCGGAATAGAAGAATTGCCCTCCTCAATCGGTTGCCTCTCTTCACTTGTTAAATTGGATTTAAGGGGATGTAAGATGCTTGAAAGCCTCCCAAACAGCATCTGTGAGTTGAGCTCCTTAAAGGAGCTAATACTAAATGACACCGGAATAGAAGAATTGCCCTCCTCAATCGGTTGCCTCTCTTCACTtgttaaattgaatttaaggGGATGTAAGATGCTTGAAAGCCTCCCAAACAGCATCTGTGAGTTGAGCTCCTTAAAGGAGCTAATACTAAATGACACCGGAATACAAGAATTGCCCTCCTCAATCGGTTGCCTCTCTTCACTTATTGCATTGAATTTAAGGGGATGTAAGATGCTTGAAAGCCTCCCAAACAACATTTGTGAGTTGAACTCCTTAAAGGAGCTAAATCTAGATGAGAGTGGAATAGAAGAATTGCCCTCCTCAATCGGTTGCCTCTCTTCACTTATTGCATTGAATTTAAGGGGATGTAAGATGCTTGAAAGCCTCCCAAACAGCATTTGTGAGTTGAGCTCCTTAAAGGAGCTAAATCTAGATAGTTCTGCAATTATAACAATCCCTAGTGACATTGTCTCTTCATCATCATTAAAAGAATTGAGTCTAAACAACTGCAAGGGACTCCAAGGTCTGCCGAAGCTACCAGAAGGTTTAAGAGAACTCTTTGCAAAAAATTGTCTATCTCTGAAAACTGTAGAAAGATCACTTTTCAACATTGTAGAAAGATCAATGCTGAGAATTCAAATAGACATTGAGAGG TTTTTACTTGCTGACTATACTAGAGTTGTTTTTCCGGGAAGTGAAGTTCCAGAGCAGTTTCAGTGTCAAAGTGCAGGATCGTCAATATCTATTAAGCTCTCGCCACATTACAACAATAAGGCAGTTGGTTTTGCTATTTGTGCTGTTGGAGGAAAGGTTCCTACTTTGAAGGATAGGATTACATGTGATTGTCATGTCCAATATGATAATTGCAACCGAAGGAAAGTCACATATTACGTATCTGACATGTGTGGGACTGAATCGGATCACGTGTTCATTTGCAATGATCGGAACAGGATGTCTCTACTCAATGTCAATAAGTTATCGTTTAAGTTTGGCTGTGCTATGGGAAaatcaaagataaaaatgTGTGGAGTACACATGACATCGATTGCTCATTCG GGATACCAGTTCGCGCAATTTAGATCTGATATTTCTGCCATTAATGAAG ATGAAGAAGGGGAAGAATTCTTGATAGATTATGATCCTTCTTCCAATGCTCCAG TAATTTCCAAGATAAACAGAGAAATCGGGGAAGAGGAAGGGAATGAGAAGGACGCTGCTATAGTTCCTTCAAGTTCTTCAT taatttccAAGATAAACAGAGAAATCAGGGAAGAGGAATCACAgcctaaaagaaaaggatttcTTCTCAAATGCTTGAAAGGAATGAGAAGGACGCTGCTTTAG
- the LOC125369163 gene encoding uncharacterized protein LOC125369163: MDEHSTGPVGSHSSVHAHHIEQEQMHENEQSQGKAEGYAQQIAEELRRLAQQQPPPPLNVPALDANFGKLRKHGGKEFEGTTDPIVAEEWLKSVKGVFTQFNTQPTTQMKVRYATSLFLKDARNWWETVPGSQTQPLTMTWEEFLKEFKMKYMPPIYQERKKLEFLELKQNEMSVADYELQFTRLSRYAPEEVATDELKRNRFERGLRLEIREKLAVQPPTFIALLEAATRAEELFLERNILEAKKKK, from the coding sequence ATGGATGAGCACTCCACTGGCCCAGTAGGTTCACATTCGTCAGTTCATGCACATCATATTGAACAAGAACAGatgcatgaaaatgaacaGTCACAAGGAAAAGCTGAAGGGTATGCTCAGCAAATAGCTGAAGAGTTAAGAAGATTAGCTCAACAACAGCCACCACCTCCACTAAACGTACCTGCATTGGATGCAAACTTTGGAAAGTTAAGAAAGCATGGCGGGAAAGAGTTTGAGGGGACAACTGATCCAATTGTAGCAGAGGAATGGCTAAAGTCTGTTAAAGGTGTGTTTACACAATTTAATACCCAACCGACAACCCAAATGAAAGTGAGGTATGCAACCTCATTATTTCTTAAGGATGCTAGAAACTGGTGGGAGACAGTCCCAGGTAGCCAAACACAACCATTGACAATGACATGGGAAGAATTCTTAAAGGAGTTCAAGATGAAGTATATGCCACCAATATATCAAGAGAGGAAGAAACTTGAATTCcttgaattgaaacaaaatgagatGTCTGTTGCTGACTATGAATTACAATTTACAAGGTTATCTAGGTATGCACCAGAGGAAGTGGCAACTGATGAACTGAAGAGAAATAGATTTGAGAGGGGTTTGAGATTGGAGATTCGTGAAAAGTTGGCAGTGCAACCACCTACCTTTATTGCTTTATTGGAAGCTGCAACAAGAGCAGAAGAATTATtcttagaaagaaatatattagaagcaaagaaaaagaagtag
- the LOC8282470 gene encoding protein SUPPRESSOR OF npr1-1, CONSTITUTIVE 1, whose product MQRPQKLKRLVLSGCVNLKKLPDLSTATNLEFIDVDGCKNLLEIPSYIQYLRNLYYLNLCGCEKLQNVPSLVQLESLKFLSLSYCYNLKIPPEIPEGIQNLRLNRCGLKAIAAFEKLQELLQLNKWYECLRFPHNLQKLSLNGCENLDSLPSLVDLKSLTLLDLSCCSNLTKLPNIPRGVQVLRLGNSGIEKLPSSISCLSSLVELELKECERLESLPSSICKLKCLEKLLLNGCSKLKELPPFLYGLISLREKSS is encoded by the coding sequence ATGCAGCGTCCTCAAAAGTTAAAACGGCTGGTGCTTTCTGGCTGTGTGAACTTAAAGAAACTTCCAGATCTTTCTACAGCTACAAACCTGGAGTTCATAGATGTAGATGGTTGTAAGAATTTGCTTGAGATTCCGTCATATATTCAATATCTCCGCAACCTTTATTATCTTAATCTATGCGGTTGTGAGAAGCTACAAAATGTTCCAAGTCTAGTTCAGCTAGAATCTCTCaagtttctttctctttcttactGCTACAACTTGAAGATTCCTCCAGAGATTCCAGAAGGCATACAGAATTTAAGACTAAACAGATGTGGGTTAAAAGCCATAGCTGCCTTCGAGAAACTGCAAGAGTTACTGCAACTAAACAAGTGGTATGAATGTCTCCGATTTCCCCACAATCTTCAAAAGTTATCTCTGAATGGCTGTGAAAACCTAGACAGCCTTCCGAGTCTCGTGGATTTGAAGTCTCTCACTTTGCTTGATCTGTCCTGTTGCTCAAATTTGACGAAGCTTCCAAATATTCCGAGAGGTGTACAAGTGTTGAGACTAGGAAATTCTGGAATAGAAAAATTGCCCTCCTCAATCAGTTGCCTGTCTTCGCTTGTTGAATTGGAACTGAAGGAGTGTGAGAGGCTGGAGAGTCTTCCAAGCAGCATTTGTAAGTTGAAATGCCTTGAAAAGCTTCTTCTCAATGGTTGCTCAAAACTTAAGGAATTGCCTCCTTTTTTATATGGGTTGATATCCTTAAGGGAGAAATCTAGCTGA
- the LOC8282469 gene encoding disease resistance protein RPV1, which produces MTSSSSLRSSSSASPKTSYDVFLSFRGADTRNNFTSHLYAALRQENIKTSIDNNLTRGEEIEPSLMKVIEESEISVVIFSKGYASSPWCLDELVKILECRETMQHRVLSVFYYVDPSDVEEQTGDFGDVFQQLAKQ; this is translated from the coding sequence ATGACTTCAAGTTCGAGTTTACGTTCATCTTCTTCTGCATCCCCCAAAACAAGCTATGATGTCTTTCTTAGTTTTCGAGGTGCTGACACCCGCAATAATTTTACCAGCCATCTTTATGCTGCTCTGCGTCAAGAAAACATCAAGACTTCTATAGATAATAATTTGACTAGAGGAGAAGAGATAGAACCATCTCTGATGAAAGTGATTGAAGAATCTGAGATTTcagtggttattttctcaaaaggGTATGCTTCTTCTCCATGGTGTTTGGATGAATTAGTGAAGATTCTTGAGTGCAGAGAAACAATGCAGCATAGGGTCTTATCAGTTTTCTACTATGTTGATCCATCTGATGTTGAAGAACAGACTGGTGACTTTGGAGATGTATTTCAGCAGCTTGCAAAACAGTAG